Genomic segment of Candidatus Paceibacterota bacterium:
ACACAAAGAAAGATCCTTCAAAGATTCCATGGAAAGAAGCAGGAGCAGAAATTATTCTTGAATGTACGGGTTTCTTTACTGATTATAATAACGCAAAAAAGCATATTGAAGGAGGAGCAAAGAAAGTAATAATCTCAGCCCCTTCAAAATCTAAAGAAATTCCCATGTTTATTCTTGGGGTCAACGAAGAAAAATATAATCCAAAAAAAGATAATATTATTTCTAATGCTTCTTGTACGACAAATTGTCTTGCACCAGTTGTAAAAGTTTTAAACGAAAATTTTAAAATCGAAGAAGGATTTATGACCACAACTCATTCTTATACGAATGATCAGAAAATTTTAGATTTGCCACATAAGGACTTAAGAAGAGCAAGAGCCGCAGCTCTTTCTATTATTCCTACAACAACTGGAGCTGCAAAATCTATTTCAAAGGTAATTCCAAGCCTAGAAGGTAAATTAGATGGTATTGCTTTAAGAATACCAACACCGACAGTTTCGATTGTGGATTTTATTTGCAGGGTTAAGAATCCTCCTAAAAGCGCAGAAGAAGTAAATTATATTTTCAAGCAAGCAACAAAAGAAAAAAGATTGCAGGGTATTTTAGGAATCGAGGATGCAGAATTAGTTTCTGTTGACTATAAAGGCAATTCATTTTCTGCCGTAGTTGATGCTAACCTGACAATGGTAAATAAGAGTTTAATTAAAATTGTTGTTTGGTATGATAACGAATGGGGTTATTCTACAAGATTAGCAGATATAACAAATTATATAGCAGAAAAATTATAGAAATTATAATAATTAACAACAAAAAAGCGATTTTTTAAAATCGCTTTTTTGTTAATTCTTCCCTAAATAGAATATGGCAGAACAGCCATTTCCCTTGCTTTTTTAATCGCTTTTTTTAAGCTTCTTTGATGCTTACTGCAAGTTCCAGTTTTTCTTTTTGATTTTATTTTTCCGGATGCAGATATGTATCTTGAAAGAAGCTTTCCGTTTTTCCAATCAATTTCTTTAATATTTCTTTGACAAAAATAACATCCCATATTTCTAATTTATAAAATTATGTGAAATTTTAATTATAAAGGTAAATCCTTTACGTCAATTTCTTCTTCTATTGTTGGTATATTTTCTTGGTTTTCTTCCTTTTGAGCTGGTTTTTTCTGTTGTATATTTTGTTCTCCCTGTTGCATTCTTGGTCCCATTTGTAAGTTTTCTCCTATAATTTCTGTTTTGTATTTCTTCATACCATCTTTATCTTCCCAGGATCTTGTTTGCAACCTTCCTTCAATTAATACCATTGCTCCCTGTTTTAAATACTGCTGGGCTATATCTG
This window contains:
- the gap gene encoding type I glyceraldehyde-3-phosphate dehydrogenase, which encodes MAKIAINGFGRIGRQVFKILLEKYPNLSIVAINDLTDTKTLAHLLNYDSLYGMYTKRASGKNDELLINGYRFKVYTKKDPSKIPWKEAGAEIILECTGFFTDYNNAKKHIEGGAKKVIISAPSKSKEIPMFILGVNEEKYNPKKDNIISNASCTTNCLAPVVKVLNENFKIEEGFMTTTHSYTNDQKILDLPHKDLRRARAAALSIIPTTTGAAKSISKVIPSLEGKLDGIALRIPTPTVSIVDFICRVKNPPKSAEEVNYIFKQATKEKRLQGILGIEDAELVSVDYKGNSFSAVVDANLTMVNKSLIKIVVWYDNEWGYSTRLADITNYIAEKL
- the rpsR gene encoding 30S ribosomal protein S18, encoding MGCYFCQRNIKEIDWKNGKLLSRYISASGKIKSKRKTGTCSKHQRSLKKAIKKAREMAVLPYSI
- the ssb gene encoding single-stranded DNA-binding protein; amino-acid sequence: MNLNKVFILGRLTQDPQARSLPSGDTVANFGIATNRIFYNKNKEKQEQTEFHNVVLFGKIADIAQQYLKQGAMVLIEGRLQTRSWEDKDGMKKYKTEIIGENLQMGPRMQQGEQNIQQKKPAQKEENQENIPTIEEEIDVKDLPL